Genomic segment of Ailuropoda melanoleuca isolate Jingjing chromosome 1, ASM200744v2, whole genome shotgun sequence:
AGCTGAGAATGGGTAATGGTCCACACATGATAAACAGTTCTCAGGGAAcagaggtttgtttgtttgttagtttgtttttcagGGAAGACTTTAGTGAATGTAAAACATTGCCTCCCTTTTGCAGCATTAATCACAGCAGACAGAACATTGGAAATGCCCCAAGGAAAGTGTCCAGCACGTGACTGGCACTCAGCAAGTGACAGTTGCTTATAATTATTAGTATTCAGAAGCAAGAATCtcgaaacaaaaattaaaacaggttTCTTAGTTAACTAAAAAAATGTGATATGATCATTACTAATTgggaaataaatgtaaacaagTAGTTTTGTGGACTCTTCTTTGATAAATTTTCACAACATAAGCACAAGCTATTTGCTTCTTGCAGAAGATGAGAAAACCAATTTCCAGAGACAGAAACTGAACAAGTTTTCAGATTCTGAATGGTCCCAAATAAGGTGAACCCTTTGTATGAGGCCTTGTAATCAAAAAACAATTTGTCTTAAATAGTATCATCCTTAATTACTTAGGAAAGCCTCGAATGCTAGAGATTAGACTCAGATTTTGAGAGTTTATATagttattatttggaaaaaatcacatccaaaatattttgataagCATATAGCATCATGCTATACACATAGTAGGTAAATGAtacatatttctattaaaataataaatataaatgtaatatcaGTTATATTAAGGGACTAAGACAAAAAGCCTGTTTATTTATAAGTATGATTTTTGGGGGGAATTTCAAAAGAAGAATTTATATCCTCAGAGGTATCGTGTAGGTTTCCTTCTGAAAATcactaataaaataatacagatcTTTTTGAGGTTCTTTGTGATGTCTAGGACGATGCTGATCATGAATTAGCTAgatcatggttttaattttggTTTGCCCCTGGGACTTCAGGTGAGCAAAAGTGCAGAGACAGAATTACATATGGACACGGGGACAGTAGGCTGCTGACCTGACAGAGAAGCTGTCAAGGAGTAGAAGGAGCAAGGTGGAAGGAGCCATGCTAGGGGGTTGTGGAGGAGAAAAGAGGCAGTAAAGAAGGGACATTTCAAGGAATAACAGCAGCATTAATAGCATAGAATTTGTTAGAGGGGATTTAAAGAAAACTACCTGAAGTTCTTTTATGGCAGTCTATTTTAAAGAGCATCATTCAAAATAAGCTAGCTGTTGGCCCATGGTGATTTTGTTGTATTGACTTTTGACTGTAGGAgctgcattatttattttatttgaacgGGCAGGTTTCCTTGTGTATTATAGTATGTGCTACAAATAGCATACATAAGCCCGCATGTGTAcgtctgtgtgtttatgtgtgtgtatacaccacggGGGGACCTACCCATATACAGAGGACCACACTCATTTCCAGCTAGACCCAACATTAAGTGAAAGTTGCCAGTCAGATTCATTTATAGCTATTTAGTGTATTTTCTACTATTTAGTGTATTTTCTAGCTATTTTCACTTTGaaagctattacaaataaaagattTCGGTTTTTGCTAACTGGGATAACTTttggaaaatgcttttgaaagaaatgagttttaatatcattgtctctcaaaataaagagtAAAACCAGTCTCTGGTTAATTAAAGGTTTATAATCATAGCCAACTAGTACCCTAATGATTTAAAATGATTCTACCTGACTACTCAAATTTGGGCATTACACTGTTAACAAAGAACATTTTTTGGTCTGTGACCTAGttcatattcatatttcttttgctatatacacacacacagacataaacACACCCATTTTGAGGCGCCTAGAGGGCTCaggcagttaggcgtctgacccttggtttcagctcaggttgtgatctcagggatgtgagatcaaccccatgctgggctccacactgggcagggagcctgcgtAAGagtctctgtctgcctctccctctgccccttcccggcTCACACgagtgctcgctctctctaataaataaacaaatctctaaaacaacaataacacacGGTATCCTACATGACAACACTCCAACCGCACACGGCTCTGCCTCCCAGAACATGCAGTATCTGAGGCTTCCTTAGGTCACTGCCTCCTCCCTTCACTGTGAAGTGACTGCCTAAGTCACGAGCAATGATTTCTAGAATACCATGTCTAGACTACCATAACCACTTTTAACACATCCAGTAACTCATCAAAATAGCGATGCCGGCAGAAGCAAGGAAAAGCACATCTCAGTCTAGagaactaacataacataacaaaaatttaaaaaataataataatctagaGAAAGCTGCTGCAGTGGGAATAAATCTCTGCCCTCTCCATGAggcagcagctgtgtgacctctgaaATGACAGTTACAGGGTGAATGGATGGGCTTAACTGTGTTGGTTCCTCCTTATCTCCAACCCGTCTTCCCTGGAAGTCTTTGCTCCGTGGACACTTATTTACTAGGTTATCTCATCTAAGCCCATTGATGCATTACCGTCTACATTCTAGTGTTTCTGaatatagaaatgtatttcttttcttttttttttaaagactttatttattcatttgagagagaaggagacagagagagcacaagcaaggggggaggcagagggagaagcagactcctcgctaagcagggagcctgaggcagggctcaatcccaggatcgtgggatcacgacccgagccaaaggcagaggcttaacgattgagccacccaggcgcctttaGAAAAGTATTTCTGAACTCTAGATGTCTTCTCTGAACATCATGCTAATATCCGAATGCCATCCACTTGGATGTATTATCCATATCTGAACTTAGAATGTTCAAAACCGCTGACCACCACTCCTCAAGGCAACCCCCGATACACTTCCCAGACAGGCTCCCCCTGCAGCCTTCTCCACCTCAATTAACAGCAGCTCCATCCTTCACAGCTGCTCTGGCCAAAATCCTGTCCTTGTGATACCTCTGATCTTTTTGCCATCCACCCCGATCTTTGATCAGCAAATTTTAAGGATCCACTTCACTGCAAGTGCCATGGTGCACATCTCTCTCCAAGATCATTGCAAACACTGTCACACTAGTGTTCATGCTTCAATCATGTCTCCCAGCTGTGTAGTCTCCACTCAACAAGGGTGATCCTTTTAAAACAGGATGAGATCCTGTACCTCCTCTGATCAAAACCCTTGGGGCTCTTACCTACTCAGAGTAAAAGGCAGAATTCTTACCATGACTTGCAAGGTCTAGATGGTCTGGCAGCTGCCACCCCACTCCGTACTTAACCCCAACTCCCCAAgttctctctgacctcatctcctaagTCCCCTCTACCCTAGACGGTTTTCCCtacactggcttccttgctgACCCGAAAACATGCTAAGCACCTTGGCACCTGATGCTTCCTTTGCCTGGATAGCTTCTCCCAGCCATCCGCCTGGCTCATTCTCTCATATCTTTAAGTTTCTGTTCAAATGTCTCCCCAGACTGCCTATATAAAATAGCGTCCTTCCTGTCATACTCCTTATCTCCTTTGCCCTGTTGAATTTTTTGTGGCATTTCTTATATattgtttacttattcatttccTCTGATAAGATATAAACTCCCTGAGCATAGGGTTTTTGGTAACTGATATATCTTGGCTTTCTAGAAGATTGTCTGACACGTGgtagacagtaaatattttttgaatgaattacACCTGAATCCACTCCATTTCTATTGCCATACGTCCTTAAGTTCCAAGGCATTTCTGgcttcttaattttaattagcATGAGCTGCTGTTGAAACTAGGTTTGTTTGTGTCAACTAATGAAGCAAACTATTAGAACCAAACACATCTGCTCAAGCTAGCCCATTGAATCCAGAACTTCTGGTAAATATCGCCATATCAATAGATTCAGTCACATCTGAaagtctgttttttcttcctttgtcaagCAACCTCAAAACCTGTCTGCACATGTCTTCCCCAGCTTTctactgacaaaaaaaaaaaaaaagcaaatttgtgTAAAGGCTTCTTCTCCAATTTGACTTCATAATTGACATGAGAGCATGCCCTGGTTACAGGTCTGGAGAGGCCAAGGAGTGGGATGAAGGAGCTTAAAAGGACAATTAAGATCTCtccctcagaaaaaaaaaaaagcaacactgtCTTCCACCAAGATGAGCCTTCTCAATGTGGGGGAGGGGTCACTTCAAGGAGCAAAGGAGGCGCATTCACATCTGGGAATTCAGGGGACTGAGTTCTCCAAGTAAAACCGATTTTCCTCATTTCTATTCTCACTTCCAACTCTTCCcaatcaataaacaaaagaaacttgGCACAGATATGATTCAGTAGACATTGCATTTTGGCAAGACCCAGGATGAAATTAGTTTGGATTCAGCCAACACTGCCTGTTAcctctggggagagggaggagattGGAACTGAAGGTGGTTTGCAAAGGGGTCTTTAGTCTaattgtaactttttaaattaaaacactcATGGATTTTGTATgagtaaaattaatttcaaaattacaatATGGTCTAAGAAGTATGAAAAAATCTTTTATCTTTAGGAACGCAGGTAGACCAATCACTGTCTGTTCTGGTACTGCCATACCCCTCCGCGTGACATGTGTCCAGAGGCATGTTCCCAGAACCCCTTGTGAAGGCTTGCCAGTGCATGTACCCAATCTGTAGTATATCTTATCCTCTCTGGCCATATTTCCCCCCGGCTTCCATCACTTCTGGCCTGTGTTCACCTGTATTCACAACCTCCCAAATCCTCCGATTTGACAATATCAGCTCCTTCCCCAGTTATAACTCCAGCTTCTTCACGCTACAGCTCTTATCTACGGTAACATACTCATGAACAATTTTGAATAACAACACGGTCTCAAATTGGCTCTACATACTTGCCGAAGAGATTGATTTCAAGGTAGAACCCTTGTTGAATAATGTAATGTATAATGAGGAATATACAGGATGGTGTAGGACCCAAGAAGAGAGGTACCAACTCCCTCCTAATGTTCTCAGAACAGACTGCCCAAAAGAGAGAACTGTTTAGGATGATgatgatcacacacacacacacacaaacacacgttcTAGGTGTTTcatacatattatctcatttaatcctctcaataacTCTGTCaggcagaatctttttttttccaggcagaTTCTACTGTTAtccattttataactgaaagaacCAAGGGACAGTGAGATTAAGTGACTTTGCTTGTGATCACACAGCTTACAAAGGGTGGAGCTGAAATTCAAATCTAACAAGACCAGCTCCTGAGTTCTTGCTCTTAATCACTAGCGGTAAGACATAACCCAGCAGGGGTTGAGGATGGCATTCTAGCTCTACCAAGGGAACAGCACGCACAGAATAgcaaaaaactcagaaaacatgGGGATTATTCGAGAACAACAAGGCATTCAGTACGGCAGGAGTATATGTAGTGgcagaaaaggacagagaaaggggaGGCAGAGATCATTTTGCGAAGGGGTTTATTTGCTGGATTTTCATCCTGTAGGAAATGAGGAGTTGCTGGAAGAGTATGATCAGAAGTGTATTTCTGAATAGTCCCCGTGACAGTGAAATGGAGGGTGGGTTGGAACAGATTGAATCTGGAGGCAGGGAAACTCTGAGAAAGCGTTTGCATTATCCAAAGGAGCTGGTGAGGGCTGAGCCAGGGCAGCAACTTTAATGATGGAAAAAGATGGAGCTGAAAGCTgcaaaaggaaactgaaacttgTGTCTTTCCAACGTGTCAACAGTATTCTGGAGGGAAATAAGATAATGGTGTTCCTGTATTTGCCCCTGTCTTCCTGTTAATGAAACAGaactcattaaaatatttatagagtcAAAGGTAAAGTCTAATTAGGTAAACATTATGCAACTTTTCAGACAagagtaaatatataaatgttattttacaaaCAGTAATATTTAATGTTTCCACACTGCAGAAATAAATAGATGTGAAgattaaatcttttattttacagGGTTGTTAAAGACATAAACCTATTTATAcgtaaaagaaaataagaattctaaACAAAAGCTTATCAGGTTGACATTACCCatcacttttacttttaaaaccttTCCTTGAGTAGCCATTCAAAAATAAGGACCAGCAAATTTTGTTACCAGGGTATCTTTCATGCTTCAGATGTTTAAGCTCTTTATTTTACTGGACAGATGTGTCATTAGTTCATTTGAAGCCTTACTGCTTATAAGAAAAACTTGATTTTCCTTCTCAGCAATGAGTAAATTAGTTTCACTTGGAATTTCTAAGGACTAATTTTAgtcaacattttcaaagaatgataaagctcagaaataaagtcttaattaAGATAACAAATATTAGCCTTTAAAATGGAACCAAGACTCTGAAATATTTGTTACTAATCAATCCACATTTACGAACATTAACACATATTAGTGAATAGTTATGTTAAGGCAAAAGACTCTCATATATAATCTATCTCCATCAACATGTTAAAGATgatcaaagtataaaatatattttataaatgacatgaaatgatttcaaaaaggAATTTCTAAGTCACAGAACTTTTTATTAGAAAAGTGCCATAAAAGtataattgaaaatgaaatttgaccCTTTGAAATAAGGTGAAAAGATAAAAGGACAAGCTTTTGAGTATTTACATGGATTAATGAATTATTTGCCAAATCTCCTGAAATGATACCTCGTTTCTATTAAGTCAGTGGACACTCACTACATGAGCTATTTTCTTTAGAACTTATTCTGTGaagagtccatttttttttcattgtgagaAATAGAAGTTTGAGAGAATAAGATCCTGCCTCATGAGTCCATTTTTGATCACAGAAAGTGACTTAAACCTacacatacattaaaaattaatatagtaaatgaaaacactcttatctgaaataaatacattgtatAATATCAAAATCTttgtgctctttttttaaaagaaaagaaagagaaataaagaataaatcagttacatttacatttattaaactATTGAGTAGATATGAAGCCTTTGAAATCTACagtgatattttacattttggtcaTCATAATTCTATCTGCATTTCTCTTgctttaacattttaatagtGTTCATAATAACCTAATTTTCATCATGTGTACCTGAAAACTTTGAATGTCATATATGTTTTAAATCATATCTTGCTTCTTTTTGGTTAGAATTTTCTATAAAGGGCaatatttgaaaaagttaatTTGTTACCTAAAGAAGCTATCCTCCTTAATCGTTTTCAAAGGAGTAAAGTTGCATCTTTAtgagtttattttgaaaacttggTTACTGTAGTagaaacaaattagaaattaaagatgaaatatatttctatgacccacatatagtgtattatttcaaattttattctagaatatctttaaaatgttcgACAGAATACTACTGTTCTCTCTGAAATGATCCCTTTTTTACAGTGATGAAatttaacacattattttttataattttttaaaaatgatacctaCACTCCAGAATTAGTGAATTATAAaagtttcagatattttattttggttaaaaagaaataaacacctgtatttaaatctttaaaaaaataagtaatacacCAGTTAGGATTGAAATACATAATATTTGCACTACTATTCTATATACTTCAAAATTCTTATGTCCTATAAAACTTAGCTTTCTATGAAGTGAATCCTCTAATGAAATTATTGCTTTGGATATAAATGCTTTGGCCTTCAGGGTATTCTAGTCTATAAATAAATGCTTCATGCCCCACCCACACCTACCCTTCCTAAGGAAAGCCTACCAGTAGTCATGCACAGAAGGGAGCaatcttaaattaaaaactattgtGCATACAGAGCAAAGGAagctaaattttatattaaagcaGTTTTCACCATCCAACACCTAAGGGTTATTAACTGTGAATTAATTACCTTTGAACAATGGTCTTTAAGGTTGAATTTTCTGAATGCTTTTAGGAGTGACATTATGCTACcgccttcaaaatattttaaatgacaaatattttacatttcacaaATCGTACCTGAACAggtttaagtatatatatttccCTTCATCTGGGAACTGTAGGGTCTTCATGAACCAAAGTAAATGCCATAAATTGAGAAAGTTTATCTCCTAATGAGGATCAGGGCATTCAGAGACAAAGAAATACCCAATAACTGAGGATGGCCTGATAAGAGTGATCTACCTTTAAATGTGTTTAAGTCATAATAGAAATTCAGTTTACTTGTGTAAAAATCCAGCCTGCTAAATAAACAATGAATTCATAATTGTAGTGAGTAATACAAGTAAATAGAAAACTTTTCAattaatagaaattaagaaaatcataaatctAATGTGTAATTCTCAGTACTCCCACTTGCTTTGCAAGTATTCATTTGGACAACGGTATAACAGCAACAAAGAAGtcctttaaaatgtgtattttttcagctttatttcaaATGCTGTGCAGCATAAGAACCCACTGCTTAGAGATAAAGTTTTAGTCACAGAAAAGGAATATGAAACATATTCCAAAGTGCTGAAGGAATTAATTGCCCTACTAGGTAATGAATACTCAGGGGAATGAGCATTAGTGATTTATGGCTTAAAGTGCTTGGGTCTAATCATCATTTTGGCCTCTTTCAAGGAAGACTTGTAGCCACCAGGCTGTGCCTCACTTATCCcaggccaggtgccccagaaaatccCGTTACGGACACCTCTGTATTTTTGGTGATAATATTTGCCATTTAAGTTTGCAGAAAGACATGCATCAAACCACCAGCCTGAACTGTAATAGAGCCCACAGTTCCCAGAGGGGTATCGGTCATTGTCCCTATCTGGGGTGGTGAAGAACTTCAGATCATGGTTGTAATGTTTACTGAAATGTAAGGCATCTCCAGCTGTGCCATTATAGTTACCGATGTGCAAACGGTATCTGAGAAACTCATTGGCCACATAAAACTGATCATACAAGGCATAGAGCTTGACACCGTTAAAGTCTTCAAGATCTATTCTTAGAATCATTTCCTTACTCTTGGtcaaaagatgaattttatcGTTCCCCAGCCAAAATTCTCTTCTGAGGTTGCCAAAGCCTACTTTGTAGTCTCGCCACGTTCTGGTGAAGTTGGTGCTTCCGTCGAGACGGGCCTGCAGCACTGTCCAGCCTCCACCCATGGTCTCCATATCACAGAACACTTCGAAGCTACTATTTTTGGGATCCGGTGTAACTCTGTAGATCTCACTGCTCCTTTTGCCTATTGTGTAGTAGTCAGAGCAATCTTTATATATTAGATGTTGAACTGAATGGGGAAGAAGACAAAGGCATTGGACTCTGTTAATAAAAACTACGCAtcttagaaattctttatatttacaaaagcagTTTGATAATTCAATCAAAGGTGTTAATGAAACCCTGCTCTGGAAAACTTACTTGAACCTGTTTAGCAAACGTTTATTAAGGCCTCAGAGTAAGAACTTGTTGCTATAAAAGCAGATAAGGCTTTCCAACATGGCTCTTGGTTGGTAATCATAATGTTCACAACGAACAAGATCCTGGTCAATAAAGAAGTTTTAGTAATTTAGTTAATATTTAGTGAGTGCTACTTATGTACTTTTGGCATTCTGCCAAAGACTTGACATTTCCACACTTAGTCTGCACACTGACCTTATGATGTAGGTATTGCTTCCACTCTGTAGGTGAGGATATTTAGGCTCAAAGAGAATCAGTggcttgcccaagttcacagaaGCATtgagtggcagaaccaggacccATACTGAGTTCTGGCTGGCtgtgaagtttgttttttaactactGCATTCCTTGGTCCTAAAGGTCAGATGTTTCCAACTCCCCTGAACTGCATTCCACATATACAGAAAAAGCACAAgtttctttctatttcctttcaccTCAAGGGGCCGATACCCTCCTCTGTCATAAGGTTTTAGAAGATATGTTCCAAAAGATGTGTTAAAATTCTAACATACACAACTAATCATAAATTCACATTTGTTTTACTCACTTGACAACTAAATACAGAAgatcaagtaaaaaaaattttttttaaataatataccaGTTTTCTTATTCTGAACTTATTATCTGGAAAGTATTTAGCCAGTGTTTCATATGTTTGGTTTCtagaaagaaacaacaggtggTTATGTCCAGGGTAAGTGTAATAATCAGTTAACATGGTTCTGTAGAAATCAAATACAGATATTTACGCTCAAATATTTCTTACGAAGATCTGGGCTAGATAAGGTAAATTTAATATGAactactcagaaaaaaatttattcatgtgtttttagAGTATTCCAATATTTCCCCCAAACTTTTAGTACAAAACTAGATGGTAGGGTCTTGCGCATATCATTACAAGTTGCCACACAACATCAAACTTAATGTGTGCTCAGAGATTTCACTAAGAGGTGAGCCTCTGCCTTGCAGTGCAGGATACATTCAGATACAGGCTGCCAGGAATATGAGCAACAGCGGTCCTTGAAAGCCCTGCCTACCTTCAGATCCCTGGCTGATCCCCTAGGGATGGAGCACACATGAGGTGCTTGTTCCAAATGAATGTCATCTCTGTCCCAGGCACCTTATCCCTTCAACCTTAGCTCATGGTAAGTGGAGGTCCTAATGCAGAAATGGCTTTCCAAAGTGTAGCAGGACCCTCAGCAGCACTGTCCCAGGAACTCAGGTAGAAAGCCAGCATCTGGAGGAAGCAGTGCCAGGGCTAGAGGTTTGTGGGCATAGCAGTGGTAGTTAAGTAGTTAAGTCAAGTAGTAGTAGTTAAGTCTGTGGTCTCCTGGCATGCCAAAACTCTCCCCTTAAAATGTTTTTGGGTCACTGGAAGCAAAAAGTTCTGCACACATGCAGCCATATAGCTGCTTTTATTCCATCTATAAAAGCTCCTGTTTTCACTAGATATTTGGGATTATGAACTGTAGATAAGCTAAAATCTTTCAAAGATTTCTTGTGGCCACATGAGAAAGAGCAGTCAGCCAACCACAGGGAACTGACTTCCAATGAACAAAGCATCTCTGGAAATACTGCCATATCGCTGttgttttcaaacatttcagTGAAGAGATAAGTTAAACGCACTGAAACATTAGGAACTAATATCTCTCGACTCTAGTTTGTATGTAGCTCTGGCATTAGCAAATAAACTCCTTGAAATCGGAAGTGCTTTCATAAGATATAGAActaattatgatttttataattaagtcTTATATCGTTTCTGTGGTCACATTTGCAAAGACATTAGTTTTTCCTGTACTACCTTATGACTAAAAGGCTTACTTCATGTCATGCGTCATGTATTTAACTTATTTGCTCAGGTTAATGTTTACAGATACTGTCTAGCTGTATAATATTCATGAACAACTGATAAGAAAACATTGTACATACCTGGACGTGACTGTATTTGTTCTTGAATGGGACACTTAGACGAACACTTGCCGTCCAAACTATTGACAACCGAAGTTAGATTTGCCACTTTGCTATCAACATAATTTTCTATGTTGTTCATATTTACGAGATTGAGCTTCTCCAGGCGACCCTGAAGCAGGTCGATCTCCTCCTTTGCATTCTTCAGGTCAGAGGACAGCTTGTTCACCTCACTCTCTAACTCTCGAACTCTGTTGTCATCGGCTTCTCCCAGGGATCCCGGGCTAGGTGACAGCTGTCCATTTCTGCCCGGGTCCCGGCTGTCGTCAGCCTGCAATTTGCAGTCCTGGCAAGATTTCTTCAGGCTATTTACCATTTCCTTGAGGTTCTGCACTTCCTTGAACACCTCCTCAATCCTGCCCAACTGCCTGGGGAGCTGAATCGTCAACGGAGGCAGGCTCACCTGGTAGGGGCATTCGCCTCCCTCCTCGcatttccctctgctttctaGTCTCAGCGGGCAGGCCTCCCGGGCCGTTTCGTCTTTGATTTCCTCCGTTTCATTGTTTGCCACAACCAACACGCCGTAAGCAGCAAGGACTGCCGAGCTCAGCCAGCAGAAGCTGGCTGGCTTCATGTCTGCGGCGGAGGCGCTCACCCCAGCAGGGATGCGTGCgggccgctgccgccgccgccgttTTAAAGCTGCCTGCCTGAGTCAGGCGTTCTGTGTTCTCAGAGAAGGGCGGGAGCGCTTGCATCACCAGTTTCagaaacacagaggaagaggggactGTCCTCTTTGCACGCAGCTTGCCAAGACCTGTTGTTGATTCTCAGAATAATACGCATCAGAATTACTGCAGCTGATTGGACGCACATATTCCTCACCTTTCACTTTTATCATTTAGTTTctaaagcacaagaaaaaaaatcttggatttCACAATAATTATCCTTGAAATAAACTGTACCTAATGCCACCGGGAAAAACTagcttttaaagataaaaatgaacgTGCTAGCTATCCAGACAGAAGATCAGAAAGTTTACAAGAATGGAaatgttgtggggtttttttttcctttttagaatgGGGTCATCAAGGAGTCTGTATATTTTTCATGTTGGACTTTCAGGTGAAACCTTAAGCCCTTGAAATTTTTTAGAAATACGCCAAGAGGTGCAGCTTTCTGACTCACGCCAAGAAGTGCAGCTTTCTGACTCATGCCATGCACTTCTGTTTCATCTAtttgaaaaagggaagaaaactggTAGAGAGAAAGGGATGGCTTTCCATTCCTCTGGTTCTAGCACAGTGTAGTGGAAACGTCTGTATgacaaaaacacatttaaaagtaCATCATTG
This window contains:
- the FGL2 gene encoding fibroleukin, giving the protein MKPASFCWLSSAVLAAYGVLVVANNETEEIKDETAREACPLRLESRGKCEEGGECPYQVSLPPLTIQLPRQLGRIEEVFKEVQNLKEMVNSLKKSCQDCKLQADDSRDPGRNGQLSPSPGSLGEADDNRVRELESEVNKLSSDLKNAKEEIDLLQGRLEKLNLVNMNNIENYVDSKVANLTSVVNSLDGKCSSKCPIQEQIQSRPVQHLIYKDCSDYYTIGKRSSEIYRVTPDPKNSSFEVFCDMETMGGGWTVLQARLDGSTNFTRTWRDYKVGFGNLRREFWLGNDKIHLLTKSKEMILRIDLEDFNGVKLYALYDQFYVANEFLRYRLHIGNYNGTAGDALHFSKHYNHDLKFFTTPDRDNDRYPSGNCGLYYSSGWWFDACLSANLNGKYYHQKYRGVRNGIFWGTWPGISEAQPGGYKSSLKEAKMMIRPKHFKP